In a genomic window of Candidatus Acidiferrales bacterium:
- a CDS encoding DEAD/DEAH box helicase: MNYPVRAGAGATSPVHSALNTLQEKNRQHPVLTAVELLPARPAVLAPYPDWTHPELRRVYRQKGIEQLYSHQADAAERIAAGKNVVIVTPAASGKTLCYNLPVLDAVLKNPDTRALYLFPTKALEQDQLAELEDLIDKMDAPIRTFTYDGDTPADARKAIRQQGHIVLTNPDMLHAGILPHHTKWTRLFENLRYIVLDELHTYRGVFGSHVANVLRRLKRVARFYGSNPQFICSSATIANPAELAGRLIEEEVELVDRSGAPAGEKFFLFYNPPVVNRFLGIRRPYVNEAAGIAHEFVRRGSQSIVFTNTRLTTEILVTYLKQALERGPVDEKTVRGYRGGYLPSERREIERGLREGSIRAVVATNALELGIDIGSLDTAILAGYPGTIASTWQRAGRAGRRSGTSCAVLVASSHPLDQYIVNHPEYFFGNSPEHGYVNPDNLEILLNHLKCAAFELPIGEKEMFGGQPVEEICDFLAERGFLYPTGGVYHWTQEAYPADTVSLRSVSSDNFVVVDITGEPRVIGEVDFPSALATLHEKAIYIHEGQQHHVEKLDFKERKAYVKQVDTDYFTQAISYTQVKILEEFEREERGPAAKRHGEVLVRRQVVGFKKIKFFTLENVGAGELQLPENEFHTTSCWLTLPRDFYASLGYSVTHRQNGVSGLLNAMQTVAALLLMCDPRDLGRTIE; this comes from the coding sequence ATGAACTATCCTGTGCGAGCGGGGGCGGGGGCAACCTCGCCGGTGCACTCCGCGCTCAATACCCTCCAGGAAAAGAACCGGCAGCATCCAGTCTTGACGGCGGTCGAGCTTCTGCCGGCGCGCCCGGCGGTTCTGGCTCCTTATCCGGATTGGACTCACCCGGAGCTGCGCCGGGTTTATCGCCAGAAAGGCATCGAGCAACTTTACTCACATCAGGCTGACGCGGCCGAACGCATCGCGGCGGGCAAGAACGTCGTCATCGTCACGCCGGCCGCATCCGGCAAAACGCTTTGCTACAACCTGCCGGTGCTCGATGCCGTGCTCAAAAACCCGGACACTCGCGCGCTGTATCTTTTCCCGACCAAAGCGCTCGAACAGGACCAGCTTGCCGAGCTCGAGGACCTGATTGACAAGATGGACGCGCCCATCCGGACGTTCACCTACGACGGCGACACTCCGGCCGACGCGCGCAAGGCCATCCGGCAGCAAGGCCACATTGTCCTGACCAACCCGGACATGCTCCACGCCGGCATCCTTCCGCACCACACCAAGTGGACACGGCTGTTTGAAAACTTGCGCTACATCGTGCTCGATGAGCTGCACACCTACCGGGGAGTTTTCGGGAGCCACGTGGCGAACGTCCTCCGGCGGCTGAAGCGCGTCGCCCGCTTCTACGGCTCGAACCCGCAGTTCATCTGCTCGTCGGCCACGATTGCCAACCCGGCTGAGCTTGCCGGCCGGCTGATCGAAGAGGAAGTGGAGCTGGTTGACCGGAGCGGGGCGCCGGCGGGCGAGAAATTTTTCCTATTTTACAATCCGCCGGTGGTCAATCGGTTTCTCGGTATCCGCCGGCCCTACGTCAATGAAGCGGCCGGCATCGCCCATGAATTTGTGCGCCGCGGGTCGCAAAGCATCGTGTTCACGAATACGCGGCTGACGACCGAAATTCTGGTGACGTATCTCAAGCAGGCGCTCGAGCGCGGGCCGGTGGACGAGAAGACGGTGCGCGGTTATCGGGGCGGCTACCTGCCCAGCGAGCGGCGGGAAATCGAACGCGGCCTGCGTGAAGGCTCGATACGGGCGGTGGTGGCGACGAATGCGCTCGAGCTCGGCATTGACATCGGGTCGCTCGATACGGCCATCCTTGCCGGCTATCCGGGAACGATAGCTTCCACGTGGCAGCGCGCCGGGCGAGCCGGCCGGCGCAGCGGAACCTCCTGCGCGGTGCTGGTGGCTTCGAGCCATCCCCTTGACCAGTACATCGTCAACCACCCCGAGTATTTCTTCGGCAATTCGCCGGAACATGGCTACGTCAACCCCGATAACCTCGAAATCCTCTTGAATCACCTCAAGTGCGCGGCCTTTGAGCTGCCGATCGGCGAGAAGGAAATGTTTGGCGGGCAACCGGTCGAAGAGATTTGCGATTTCCTGGCCGAGCGCGGGTTTCTTTATCCGACCGGGGGCGTCTATCACTGGACCCAGGAGGCTTATCCGGCGGATACGGTCAGCCTGCGATCGGTTTCATCCGACAATTTTGTGGTGGTGGACATCACCGGCGAGCCGCGGGTGATCGGTGAAGTGGACTTTCCGAGCGCGCTGGCGACCCTGCACGAGAAAGCCATCTACATCCACGAGGGCCAGCAGCACCACGTCGAGAAGCTCGATTTCAAGGAGCGCAAGGCCTACGTCAAGCAGGTGGACACGGACTATTTCACCCAGGCGATTTCCTACACGCAAGTCAAAATTCTGGAGGAATTTGAGAGGGAAGAGCGGGGGCCGGCGGCGAAGCGCCATGGCGAAGTGCTGGTGCGGCGCCAGGTGGTTGGATTCAAGAAGATCAAATTCTTTACGCTCGAGAACGTGGGCGCGGGCGAGCTCCAGTTGCCCGAGAACGAATTTCATACGACCTCCTGCTGGCTCACCCTGCCGCGCGATTTCTATGCGTCCTTGGGCTACTCCGTGACCCATCGCCAGAATGGAGTCTCGGGCTTGCTGAACGCGATGCAAACCGTCGCCGCGCTGCTGCTCATGTGCGACCCGCGCGACCTGGGGCGGACCATTGAAGA